The following nucleotide sequence is from Triticum dicoccoides isolate Atlit2015 ecotype Zavitan chromosome 7B, WEW_v2.0, whole genome shotgun sequence.
TATCTATTATGCCTATGACATCATGCAGATGGTACATGCCGCCAGAATACAGAGATAGTGGCTTGGTATCAAACAAGTTTGACGTGTTCAGTTTGGGCATCATAATTATAAAAACAGTGGCTGGAAATATGGGCTACTTCCGCTATTCTGAAATGTCTCCCAAAGATTTTATTGAGTTTGTAAGAAAAAAAATCAATATTTATCTATACCATGAATACATATGGGTCTTTACACATTGAAAGTTTATTTATTTTGCATGCATCTGCTGCTTTTCTAGGATAGCTTATATTCCAATTTCACATGTAGGTAAGTGTAAACTGGATGAAGAGGTGGCAGGCAATGCCGGGTTACTATTCATCACACGAAGTAGACATTCTAACAGTGATTACATGTATTGAGACCGCATTAAGATGTGTGGAGACCAACCATGAAAAGAGGCCCTGCATAGAGGATATTGTCCATGAACTGGACGAACTAGAAGCTGAGATTAAGAGAATAAGATTACTAGCTCCTAATCCTATGCAGATTCTTTTGAGTAATCAAGGCCCTGGCATGGAGTTTCCAAAAATTTCCAGGCTATGTATGGCCCATAACTTGGCCCAATATAAGCGCATCCTGGATTTTAAATTCAGTTTGATTGAAGCTATTACAAACGGTTTTTCAGATGATCAGAAAATTGGAAGTGATGGGTATGGAGATGTTTACAGGGTATGCATGACCAATTATTATATTTCATGTCTCTAGTTGGCAAATTAACAATATCACTGTTGGGTGTAATCTACCCTGATCATGCTAAATTGCGGTTTTAACAGGCATTGTATAATGGGGAAGAGATTGTTGTGAAGAAGCTTCATTCCCTGGAGGGACTTGATGACAAACAATTTGAGAATGAAATGCATATCCTTACCGAGATCCATCACAAAAATGTTGGTCGGTTAATTGGCTACTGCTACGAAACTTGCCTTACAAATGTTGAGCACAATGCTGAACGTGTTTCCTCAGTGAAAACAGAGCGAGTTCTCTGCTTTGAATATACACAAAGTGGAAGCCTTGATAAACACATTGCAGGTAAAATCATTATGACCGACAATTGGCTCTATATGCACGTTTGAGGCCAAAGATAAATGGATGCCCAGGCATATGCCAACTTTCCTCATATTCTTGCCTTTTTACTTATTTGCAGATGAACCTTGCGGACTTGACTGGTCCACACTTTACAAAATTATTAAAGGGACTTGTGAGGGCTTAAATCACCTTCTCAGTGCACAGCAAAAACCTATTCTCCATCTAGACTTGACACCTGCTAACATTTTTCTGGTTAATGGCAAGACACCTAAAATTATAGGTTTTGGTTTGTGGAGACTTATTGATTTGACAAAAATGCATCAAACAAAGATCTTCAAAGAAACACAGTAAGTTGATGGATCATATTGTGAAACATTAATTCTTGTAAATCTTTTAAACAAAAATGTCCTTGTTCTCAGTGCACTAACTGTATAAATATTTAATATTTGTGATGCTTATGATATCATGCAGCGGGTACATGCCACCGGAATATGTTGACACTGGCTTTATATCAAACAAGTTTGATGTGTTCAGTTTGGGTGCCATAATTATAAAGCTGATGGCCGGAAATATGGGCTACTCTCGTTGTTTCGAAATGTCTCCCAAAGAGTTTATTCAACATGTAAGAATAAACTCGTTATAtgtcattttatttatttttgcatgCAACTTTTGTACTATCATTCTAGGGGACTTCATGTTACAATTTGTATGCAGGTTAGTGACAATTGGACGAAAAGGTTGCATGCAATGCCAGGATATTCACCATACGAAATAGACATCCTACGAGTGAGTGCATGTGTTGAGATTGCATTAAGATGTGTGGACGATGACCGAGAGAAAAGGCCCTGTATAGAAGACATTGTCCATAAACTGGGGGAACTAGAAGCTAGGGTTAAGACAATAATGTTACTACCTCATGATCATAGGCGTGGTCTCTTGACTAACTTGGGCCCTGTCCCGTACTTTCCAAAACATATCAGGCTATATATGTCCCACAACTTGGCCCAAAATGGATCAGTTACAGGGTATAAATCTAATCGGCTTAAGCTTGATTCTCAGTCAGGCCCCACTAGTACTACTCATGGACGTAAGTCAGAAGACCCAAGTCTCCAGGTACATAATCTATCAATATCCAAACTGAAATCCTGTATTGACAGTATGCTTCTATGGAGACCAGTGCAGCTTATAATTAATATCTTACTTTGTACTAATTTATTACATTCTGAATTGTTTAGAACTTCATAGGGTACTATTACTAGTTCATGATAGTCATAGTAGATGAACATTCAGAAGACCTTACCATGTTGATTCTAGTGGTGAAGGGCCCTCCCTGCTTTTGTTGGCCCAGAGGCCGACTGAGCCCTGTGATCTGCAGAAATTTACCATCAATTAGGCAAAACACAttgagggcctctttgattcaaaggattttcgtaGGATTTGGAGGACTAGAATGCTTATGAATTTTTCATAAGTTGgtcctttgatttgtaggattgaatCCTATAGGAATTTTTCCTAAGGAATCATTTGTATTACATTCCATAggaaatctagcatccactccgaaCCCTTGGAAAAAATCGTCCTTTTTCGTGTGATGCAGTCAAACAAACTCAAATCATGTAGCATCCGAAAGGGCAGATATTCTAATCCTGTGTTTTTCACATTGCCCTGCTTTTACAATCCAGTTTGCTAATATGGCGCCCAACAAACAGAACCTGATTATATGCAATCAACCGAACACAAGTTTGGCTTGTTTTCCATTACCGCTATCACCCCATTAAGTTGAAATAAAACTGAGTAATAAGTGTCTATTTTCTTATTTTACCTCGGGTGCGAGCATGGAGCGCATGGATAATTTTAGGCAAGTAGTGCGCAtgttttcagaaaaaaaaatcatCAGCCATATATTCTTTGTGAATGGAGATATTGAATTTAACCTAAAAGTGCTAATAAAAATTGTATAAAATGCCACCCCTCAATAACCAAGGAGCTCTTTATGCAGACGGGATGCATTCCACACCATATGTCATTACAGTATTTGAAAGACATCACAAACAATTTCTCTGATGATCGAATAATTGGTAGAGGTGGCTTTTCTGTGGTATATAAGGTAAGGTTAAATCATATATGTTTCATTTCCACAACTATAAACCACATCTATAGTAATAATAAGAGACTTTAAACAGGGAATACAACCAAGTGGGGAAATGGTTGCAGTGAAGAAGTTTGTGCAACCAACGAGCTCACAAGAAGAATTCGAGAACGAGCTTAAACTCCTTATGGAACTGAAGCACCCAAATATAGTGCAACTTGTAGGCTACTGCTATGAAACGCGAAAACTACATATGTTTCATGAAGGAGAATACATTTTTGCTGAGGACACTCAAACTTTGCTCTGTTTAGAATGTCTGCCTAATGGAAGTCTTGAGAACTACATTTCAGGTATGATGTTTATATGTGAACAAAATGTTTGTTTCTCTACTTCTAATCTTTCCTTGAGATATCAGTTTTCATAGTCTAATCATAGTCCCCAAAAATCGTGTTCTTATGAAAGATAAAAGACAACCAACAATAAAATTTTGAAGTCCTTCTGGATAAAATCTTATGAAAGATTTGAAGGCAACATTGGTATAATGTTCTTATCTTCTTTAAAACGCAGATGCATCTTCTAGACTTCATTGGCACACACGCTACAAAATAATTGAGGGGATTTCCTCTGGTCTACAATACCTTCATGAGCAATTTAAAGATCCCATTCTTCATTTGGACCTAAAACCCGCGAACATATTGCTTGATAAAAATATGTTACCAAAAATTACAGACTTTGGTCTGTCAAGACTGTTTGATCAAAGCCAATCTATTCATACTGCACGTACTTGTGGAACACTGTAAGCAAACCTCCTCTTAATGATTCATTGCTTTTTAGTAATCAATGGAATGTGGTTTTCTTACCCTAATCTTAACACTTCATATTAACCAAACCATGTTATGATGCAGAGGTTACATGCCACGAGAATTTCTTCAAGGTATAATCACACCTATGTCAGACATATTCAGTTTGGGTGTAATAATTTTGGAGGTAATAACGGGTCACAAGGGGTACCCAGATGATATTAGAACATCTTCCAAGACCTTCATCGAGCCCGTAAGAGAAATCGGTTTGACATTTCAAGATGGAGAGGCCCCTTCTCACAAGACCATGCCACATTTTACCATTGTATAGTAATATATTCGCTATATGTGTTCAATTTCACAGGAACTTAAAAAATGGAGAAATGTGCTGCAAAATAAACCAGGGTATAGATCAATCGAAAAAGATTGCCAACAAATAAAAAGATGCATCCAGATAGGCCTAATCTGCGTGAATCATGACCGGACCAAAAGGCCTACAATGAAGAAAATTATCGATATGCTTCAAGGCTTGGAAAGTATGAATTGGTACATTAGCAATGAGGTAACACTTGTAGCCAACGTATGACAACATAAGGGCATATAATTTATGGGAAAACTTCGTTTTTGCCACTCTAggttttgccaactttgcttatgccactctagaatttgacatctcacatttgccactcttagcttttgacaatacatcacaaatgccatttcgtggcaaaaacgataatttttcatttcacttttgccactcttagcttttgacatgtatcacaattgccactctaaaacttttgtttttgccacggaatggcaaaagtgatatattgtcaaaagctaagagtggcaaaagtgaaatgtcaaattctagagtggcataagcaaagttggcaaaaactagagtggcaaaaacaaagttttcccataaTTTATTTAGTTCCCCTCTTTCCTACCAATAGAAGGTACAAACATGAGCTTTTAGTAATTGTACCCTAGAAAGTGACTAATGCTATAACTAGCCTCCAAATACTTTTTTTTACTGCAAGTAATAACCTAGTTTCTAGGACTAAGCTATGTGTATACCTTGCATGACACTTAACTTGATTACTTTTGAATCGAAATTTCTTGAGTCTAGTGTAACTAGGGTGTGCTCAATAAGTTGCACTTCCTAGTTTGCATCTTACCTTTTGAATGAAAAGATAGGAAGTTtggctataactaattttttttttgcatggtaatacgtgtctcattcatatcataaagattaatGTAATTGGCTATAACTAATTACCGGACATGTTTAAAGTGATTTTTTGGTATTCACCTTTTATGACCAGGAATACGTAAGAATCTTTTCAGTACGATAACTGCACATAAAATATTTTGTGAACTGAAACTAACAACTGGCATGTCTACCTTCAGTCTGCATCAACTGACTCATGTGTTGCCCCTCAACTATTGACCACCAATATCTTAAAATGGCTCTCAAAAAGTTGTCATTTTGCACTCAAAACGTTGGCCACCGATATCTCATAAAACGTTTTTTTACTGATATTTTGTAAAATATTTACATTATATACGTTTAAATATAATTGTGTTGAAATGTATAAATCTCGTAGAGAATAAATTACTGGTCAAACTTGCATTTTGTTGAAAGCAGCACCTTTAGACAACCAGAGAGCTGTATAAATCAAGCAACACTTAACCAGCAGTCTGGTCCATTCCAGTTATAAGCCATGACATCCAGCCGGAGGTTTAGCTCCGCGAAGGAGGTCGTCACATATCCTCTGCTTCTACCGTCTTGCTGGTATGCCACTTTAACAATTCTATAATGTAACAGAGAGATGAAAACCTAATTTAAATTGCATTTAGTTATTCGTTCCACAGGGCTTTGGATCTCCGTTCATGCTACATTGCAATTGGCGCTTATGTTTGACAGCCGCTATCCAAGCTATCAATTTGTTCTAGCTGGTGCATATCACATATCTGAAATTTGCTAGTTCCTGGAGGCATATGCAGTACTACCTACGGACATGGTTGCCACAAAAGGATGAAAGGCATCAAAATCTTTGGGAGCTGGTGTAACTCAATTATCAGCACCTGTTAATTAGGATGAGAGTTGGAACAAGAAATCAGTAGACAGGGGAACAAGAAATCTGTTGCCGGTGTTGTACATAATACCAGTTAATCCAATACCTTTGGACTTTGGTATATGCATAGTATGTAAGTAACAAACATTTTATTTAGCTAGAAGTAATCGCTGCACCGAATCAAAACCCCCATCTGCTACGTCACCTAGATGTTCTAGCCCATCAGAACTGAACCTGGGTCGTCGTCGCCGTCGTGTGGGTGCAGGTGTTGTTGTGCGTGATCATGGCAGATTTTATTCTTGGACGGGCTGTCGCTGCTCGCTAATCTTTTGAGAACGTCTGTAACACTGAACATGTTAAGCCTGGGCGATCTGGCATATGCTGTACTTTTTGCGAAAGATATTCTTTGGTTAACAAGCTGAACTCATCATTGTGCAACTCCATGCCGTCAAATTGGAAGGCTCAAACTCTGAGTTTGTTTTCTTTTACCCATGATATATTGCTCAGTCTGCGATACATGATGCTGGCCTTGTGTGCGTCAGTAAGGCACAGGAGCTGTTCCGTGTCCTCTGTACTGAACAAGCTTTGTTGCATCAATAGAATGCTGGTGATTATATGAACAAAACTCTGTTTAATTCAACCTCTTCTGAGTTGGAGTTATCGAGATTCTTTTGATTCTTGCCTCTGCTCTAATTCTTTGCTGAACCGCGCAAACAAACAACAAATTCATCTCGATGCCGAACCGTTTTACTTCAGCTTTCAAGAGCTGGCAAATGTATACGAGCAGAGAGTTTGAGCTTTCATTACTCAtgttcttttttttgcggggaacatTACTCATGTTCTATCAGTACAGTTTTATTTTGGCATAAAAATGCTCCTGACTATATTTAGTTAAATAGCCGGGAACATCGGTTCGTTCGTAATGGACTTGTAGGCTGTAGCACCTGAAGAAATTGAACCATACACGGACAAGAAAGGCCTCTGATATAACCTCAAATTTCTTCAAACATTGGTTGCCAGGCAAAAAAGGCATTGGTTTACAATTAATTTTAGATCCTCTGGTTTGGTTTTGGTACCtcatgacagcggcagcagctgtcCTTGGCATTTGCAGAAACGGCGTCGCCGGCGAGCAGTGCAGCCCACCCACCCAGGATTTTGGTTGGCATTTTCCCAGGCTAAGATGGCAGGTAGCAAAATTTATGCAGATCTTTTTTATGGCTTGAAGATTTGATAGCTTAGCATACACTTTCAAGAGGTATTTCATTTTTCACCCGGATAGGCAAAACCTAGTGACAGCTTTACTTCTTCCCTTTTGAGTAATAAAATCCAtcctttgtcgaaaataaagatttACTTCTTCCCAGCTTTTCATCATTACAGCAAAAGGTAACAAACACCAGGGGAAATAGCATCCCACTCCGATCTACTAAAATCTGCAGGCAATGACGACACTCGCTAATGATGGTGCAGAAGAGATCCTGCGTCTTGCTGGGCCAAAGAAGCCTCCGTTGCTGCAGGAAAATCAATACATGAAAGATAACGTCAGTCAATTCGATgttccaaagagcccaccaaaccaCTGTAATCCCAAACCAAAGATAATCAATGCTCCCAGTCGGCTCAGATTTAAGCCAACTCCAACCCAATACCTCCCGAACAAAAAGAGCAGACAAAGATAGCAATGGGACAGCAAAACAAATTGCAATCTGTAGGCCAATGTCTATGAAGTATTTGCTGGTTTGTAACGATTCTATTCTATCATCGACAACCTGCCATGTTACAATCCAGATCTTCAAAGGAATTTTTAGCTTCCAGAGTTCGACCAAATATTGGGGTTTGGACTCCCAGATGGGAAAGCCAACGATACATAGATTTTGTGGTATAAGTTTTGCTACTAATGAGCTCCCACTACAGCTTCACTTCTTTCAAGAGTTGGCAATGATACATAGATTTTGTGGTATAAGTTTTGTACATATAGAGATGCAAGTTTGTTTGAATTTTCAGACTCGGGTTCTTTCATAACTCCAATAATAGCACACGAGGACAAATAATCCTCTTACAGGTTGAAGCAAGACATGATTAAAAAGGAAGAACAAGGAACGGATGCAGTGGACACACATAGATTAATTGTTCGTTTTTCTCTCTAATAAAGGTGTGAAGCCATGAATAGTAACCAAAACAGCCACTACAGAAGCATTATACATCAACGAATAAACTTCTCCAGCTACACTGAACTATTGCAGACTGAACAACCGAAGATTATTCAATATTAGTACAAGATGGGAAAAAGATTGGTTTACTCACTGTTATGAGAGGCACCTAAGACGGTGATCACCTTACCGAAGCGCTCTGAGGTGACCTGTGCCCACTCACAGACCCCTGGTAAGATTTCGCCAAGGTCAGTATTCCACTCGGAACAATCACCCGCCCATACTTTGTCTGTAATCCTTGGTTctattatcagctgctcaagaacaGAAGCATTTCTTAAGATACAGCATGCCAGCTCAATCTGAGCCTTGTAACATCGAAAACCGCTCATGAAGACCGTCTTGAGATGATCATGGCGGCGCATACCCGCCACCTCACTGCTGGAGTAACCACTGGATATCACATACAACATCTGCATTGGAAGCTTGCAATCATTGGTCAAACTAATAAAAATACAGTTTTTTTGGCTTGAAGGTCCATATATTAATCGTTTTAAATAAATAAAATTGCACTCACATGCAAGTGCAATGTCTCCAGTCCGGGTGCAACATTCAAACAATTGGCCAGTTGAAGAATTCCATTATCACCATTTGGGTCGTTAGAGTTGACAATTAATTGACAAGTCATATGCCTCAACTGCAAAAACATTCCCTGTTGTCCTGTTGGCAGCTTCTGCAACTGAAACATGACCCAAACAAATAAGATGACGCTGACAGTAACACCAACTTTGAAGAACTATGAGGtgaacaaaaaaaaagaaagaccAGCTAACCTGTGCATATTTTGATATGAAAGCTTGCAGATGTAATGTCTTCACTGGCAAAATGCTTGGAACTGCAGTGAATGCATGTGCTAGTGCTTTAGTGCCATTAAACTTCATTGTTGCCTTCTCTAGTTTCGAGCAACCATGAAGGACTATAGGGATCACTCGCCCTTTGTACTCAAAATGAGCAAGATCAGTAGCATGAAACTCAACCATCTGGATGTCCATTCCGGCAATCAGCAAATGTTGAAGTTTATCGAGTTTGTGTGGTACTATTAAGTTGTCCACACCATAGCACCCGATGATCTCTAAGTCCTCAAGTCCTGAACATTTTGCTAGCAAGCCTGGAAAATCTCCTAATATCTTAACAAATTCCAGAACAAGCCTTCTGAGTATTGTGAAGCCGGATATTCCTGAGTTTGGCTTTATAGAAACACCGGCGAGAAATAAGGACTGCACAAATAAGCAACCTTGTGAATCCAAGGCCTCGAGAGGGAAGTGGTGAAATTCGAATGGCTGATAAGTTTTCTTCAGATTAAAATGTATTATCTTTGCCTTAGATGAAGTGACAAACCCAATCCACCTGTCAAGATGATCAGTGTACTCTTTGTGCATGCCGCACCTGACGCTGAACTTATTGATTCCTATCCCACTATGCTGTTGAATAACAGAATTTACAGTCTCAATGAACTTTGCTCGTTTCATTTTGGTAGTATCCTGACCAGCGAACTCGTCATCGGTGTCAGAATCCAGATCATTGGGAGTGGGACCATCAAAATATAGATCACAGTGGAATGTCCAGAGCATTCTCCAACTCCTTGAAACAATGCTTGTCCTCACGGCCTCTTTCCGTGGCAGCAGTGACATTATAACAGGTTGAACCTCCTGCAACAAGAAAGGAGCTGAACTAGCTGCCGGTGGTAGACACAATGAGCTGAAAGTGCATATATTTTGAAAGAGAAATCTTATGCAAACTGCAAAATTTAGTTGTAGTTTCACTCAGTCCTTCATGATCTTTTTCagaaatttgttcctattcatccTGACAACAAATTAAGCAAGATGACCTAAAACATCGAGCCCCCACTTAAAAAAACAATAATCATGAAGTGGGTAATAGCTGAAGGGAAGCCCCAGGCAACAACTCAAACAGAAGACCAAATATATTTTTGCCCCAGAGGTTCAGACACCaaagatactccctctgtccgaaaatgctTGTCCTCGaaatggataaaatggatgtatctatactaaaataagtctagatacatccatttctaggacaagtatttccggacggagggagtatttccctTGCTGTAATGGAAGGGGGGAAATAGAGGAACTGAACTGAACTGACGGAATGGAAGTTACCGCGGGAAGGTCCTCCATCCGGAAGGACAGCGCGTCGGCGGCGCCGTGGTGGTGCTCCAACCTGCCCAGccttcccgccgccgccgccgcctgttcCACGGGCTGCTGCAGAGAGGGAGGATCCACGGGTTAATGGCGAAACAGGACTCCGCATCAGCAATCTGTCGATCTATCAGAAACACCTACGGAGAAGGAGAGGGGAGGGTATGATACCGCAGCTTACCTTCTGATCTACtagtggagaaggaggagggggagctgattcgtcttccccggctccgggcATCCCCTCTGCTCCACTCCGCTCTCTCTTCTGGATGACGCTCTGCAACGCAATGGAGCTAGTACACATTCTAATAAAAAATGTTGACCTTTTCTCTTAAAAAACAACCATTACAACGTGGATCTACATGACATATCACTGCATACATACCCCCATCGCGAGGTGCTCGCCGGACCAGCATAAGACGACCCGTCACAACCCTAACCGGCCCGCCCTAACCCAAATCAGGCTCAAAAGGGCTTAGATCTGGGCTTGCGGGGTGTCGCCGGCCACTGCCCGCTCAAAGCGCCATCCAGGCCGTGCCGAAGCGCAATCAGCCGAGCCACACCGCCGCCAAGCCCACCTGCCCAAGCCGGCGGCAACGGCAAGAGGGGGGGCGCCACGGAGGTCGGAGAGGTGGGGCAGAGAGGGCCGCCCCGGTCGCCTCGTTCGGGGAGGCGAAACGGGGGTACGATAGGGGAGCGAGGCCAATACGATGGGATGTCTGATTCCAGATGGCGGCAATTGCAGTCTGTATTAACTGGTCAATATTACAACTTACCAAAGTCTGTATTATAGACACTCGTGCATGTTAGATATACCGCATACATACTCTATTCAGTCGCATCTAAACTGGTCGGTCTCAAAGTAGCTGCATAACCACTGCTACGACGCTGCTTGTCCGTCCGGCGCTCAAAGTCCCTACATCGCCAGTTCGCCACGCCTCTACGGTGCCGCTCCGTCCTCTGGCGATCAACCTTGCTGCGTCGGAGCATCTccagccgccccccccccccaggcccccCAGACCACTTTTTCGACGCCGACGCCAAAAAACGCCCTTGTCGCgtccccaggacgccgaaaaaTCGCCTGTTCGGCCCGTTTTTGGGCCCGGCGATCGCAGGCCGAACCTGGCGCACTGGGGGGGaccgggggctccggcgcaagggaaaagcgcggctggcccacaccgtcaggtgaaaagtcaagtttttcttcctcgactcgcctcccaccccccgcgccctcggccgccAATAGCTGtatcccggcgccgcccgccgcccttctctgctagatagccattccccgccgaaaAAAGAGCAGAGGTTCGCCGAGGCAGCCCCTCCGCCAGCAGCTGGGCGTTTTtgccgccgtttccggccgcggaggggcagtttagcagcgggtacacgcccaccggacgcaaggtgttcggcgatttgcctgcctcgggGATGGACTCGGACGACAAGGAAGCGCTTGCTgcactgctggaggaggaagccgaggccgacatCCAGGAAgatgagcatctcatggtgctcgccgcccttgcccggctgctggcgagcaatgaaaagccgcgacgaggtggctcggcgccgagacggatgaaagcaaagaaccggcatcgtctcaaaggctactgcatgctctactccgactactttgccgatgctccacttcacgatGACAAAACATTTCGgcaccgttatcggatgagccgaaagctctcctcaggattgtgaatttcaTCCGGGAGTTCgatagctacttcaagtgcaagatggattgcaccggcaaacttggattcacctcaatctagaagtgcacgacagcgatgaggatgcttgcgtaCGGAGCTCCCGATGATTCACTCGATGACTATGggtgcatggccgagtccaccatcattgagtgtttctacaagttctatcgggcagtggtggcagtgtttggaccgcaatacttgagaacacccaatgcggaagacactgctcggatcctagcatagaatgcagcaagaggatttcctgggatgcttggaagcatcgactgcatgcattggaaatggaagaattgcccatttgcttggtaggggatgtacaaaggcgccaatggcggttgcagtgtggtacttgaggcggtggccacacaggacctctggatttggcactccttctttggtatgccaggaactcacaatgacatcaacgtgctgcagtgctcccctgtctttgtcaagcttgttgaaggtcattctcctccgatgAACTTCGaagtcaatgggcggcactacaacaaggggtactacctagctgatggcatctatccgagatggtctacatttgtgaacACTATCTTAAAcgttgtgccaggaggcaagaagtccCACTTTGCCAAGGTGCAGGAGGCTTGCCGGGAGGATGtccagcgggcatttggtgtgctccaatctcgatttgctgttgtccggtaccctacTCAGACctagtcgaaagatcaaatgtggaagatcatgacttgctgtgtcatcttgcacaacatgatcatcgagagcgagcaagaagagccggtgtttgacactgaaccatactataggcagggtcctctagcccgaagttgatcaccagctaccggtaaCCTAGACTGCCTACCTCagcatgcgtcaggagatccgagacccacaggtccaTCATCactgcagcaggatctggtggagcacctatggaggctcaagggcgacgccgggcgcgacgtgcgatgaaatatgagtttttatttgttgaactatataatttgtattgaactatttgttgttgcactATTTTGGTGAACTATTTCATTtcatgtgatgaactatgtgataattTTTTTTTATGTTGCTAATTGAATGCCAAGCCACGACGAACCACgctgaatatgggcctattctcgcttaTATGTGCCCTTTATTCTCCGAAAGTGGGCCGAAAACTGGGCCAacatcggcgcctgggggcgacctgAGGGCGACGGCTGGATGCCCAACCGCCCCCAGCGCCtattgtatcgccggctcgcccccagagggcgatttt
It contains:
- the LOC119335189 gene encoding putative F-box/FBD/LRR-repeat protein At5g56810 isoform X3; the protein is MPGAGEDESAPPPPSPLVDQKQPVEQAAAAAGRLGRLEHHHGAADALSFRMEDLPAEVQPVIMSLLPRKEAVRTSIVSRSWRMLWTFHCDLYFDGPTPNDLDSDTDDEFAGQDTTKMKRAKFIETVNSVIQQHSGIGINKFSVRCGMHKEYTDHLDRWIGFVTSSKAKIIHFNLKKTYQPFEFHHFPLEALDSQGCLFVQSLFLAGVSIKPNSGISGFTILRRLVLEFVKILGDFPGLLAKCSGLEDLEIIGCYGVDNLIVPHKLDKLQHLLIAGMDIQMVEFHATDLAHFEYKGRVIPIVLHGCSKLEKATMKFNGTKALAHAFTAVPSILPVKTLHLQAFISKYAQLQKLPTGQQGMFLQLRHMTCQLIVNSNDPNGDNGILQLANCLNVAPGLETLHLHMLYVISSGYSSSEVAGMRRHDHLKTVFMSGFRCYKAQIELACCILRNASVLEQLIIEPRITDKVWAGDCSEWNTDLGEILPGVCEWAQVTSERFGKQRRLLWPSKTQDLFCTIISECRHCLQILVDRSGMLFPLVFVTFCCNDEKLGRSKSLFSTKDGFYYSKGKK
- the LOC119335189 gene encoding putative F-box/FBD/LRR-repeat protein At5g56810 isoform X2, producing the protein MGSVIQKRERSGAEGMPGAGEDESAPPPPSPLVDQKQPVEQAAAAAGRLGRLEHHHGAADALSFRMEDLPAEVQPVIMSLLPRKEAVRTSIVSRSWRMLWTFHCDLYFDGPTPNDLDSDTDDEFAGQDTTKMKRAKFIETVNSVIQQHSGIGINKFSVRCGMHKEYTDHLDRWIGFVTSSKAKIIHFNLKKTYQPFEFHHFPLEALDSQGCLFVQSLFLAGVSIKPNSGISGFTILRRLVLEFVKILGDFPGLLAKCSGLEDLEIIGCYGVDNLIVPHKLDKLQHLLIAGMDIQMVEFHATDLAHFEYKGRVIPIVLHGCSKLEKATMKFNGTKALAHAFTAVPSILPVKTLHLQAFISKYAQLQKLPTGQQGMFLQLRHMTCQLIVNSNDPNGDNGILQLANCLNVAPGLETLHLHMLYVISSGYSSSEVAGMRRHDHLKTVFMSGFRCYKAQIELACCILRNASVLEQLIIEPRITDKVWAGDCSEWNTDLGEILPGVCEWAQVTSERFGKQRRLLWPSKTQDLFCTIISECRHCLQILVDRSGMLFPLVFVTFCCNDEKLGRSKSLFSTKDGFYYSKGKK
- the LOC119335189 gene encoding putative F-box/FBD/LRR-repeat protein At5g56810 isoform X1; amino-acid sequence: MCTSSIALQSVIQKRERSGAEGMPGAGEDESAPPPPSPLVDQKQPVEQAAAAAGRLGRLEHHHGAADALSFRMEDLPAEVQPVIMSLLPRKEAVRTSIVSRSWRMLWTFHCDLYFDGPTPNDLDSDTDDEFAGQDTTKMKRAKFIETVNSVIQQHSGIGINKFSVRCGMHKEYTDHLDRWIGFVTSSKAKIIHFNLKKTYQPFEFHHFPLEALDSQGCLFVQSLFLAGVSIKPNSGISGFTILRRLVLEFVKILGDFPGLLAKCSGLEDLEIIGCYGVDNLIVPHKLDKLQHLLIAGMDIQMVEFHATDLAHFEYKGRVIPIVLHGCSKLEKATMKFNGTKALAHAFTAVPSILPVKTLHLQAFISKYAQLQKLPTGQQGMFLQLRHMTCQLIVNSNDPNGDNGILQLANCLNVAPGLETLHLHMLYVISSGYSSSEVAGMRRHDHLKTVFMSGFRCYKAQIELACCILRNASVLEQLIIEPRITDKVWAGDCSEWNTDLGEILPGVCEWAQVTSERFGKQRRLLWPSKTQDLFCTIISECRHCLQILVDRSGMLFPLVFVTFCCNDEKLGRSKSLFSTKDGFYYSKGKK